A single genomic interval of Streptomyces sp. 1222.5 harbors:
- a CDS encoding ATP-binding protein: MNTMNGRMNGSARPVNTVNTTVNESTDSVNTPKSRAAVDPTRSTNRRPGHGDDGGKKPPAAARIVEMAREQYRFVMSPDGRPYAVALAGPNIALPLRNKGGLRQRLARQFADAYPGEVASQSALADAMTVLEGIAEDTDPEPVHLRVGRDPAGAIVVDLGSADGRAVVVTATGWNIVDRAPVLFRRSGAMAPMPAPVLDGDGLAKLHALLNMDKPSFHQLVAWLVAAWIPDIPHPAVVCKGEQGTGKSKAAQMFINLIDPSPAAKRSQPRDEKAWSRQAFSSWALCLDNISTIPPWLSDTLCKAVTGDGVVDRALYTDDDVVVLTFKRVLALTTIDAGALAGDLAERVLMLDLQLIDSEHRRSEEELDATFEAVRPAVLGALFDVLACVLAVLPGVRLESMPRMADFARVLAAVDMTQGWDTLADYLATSANVATDAMEGDPFAMAIAHLVEQAGTWQGTAGQLLEALPTPLIRPPNWPKDATRASGRVKRLAPLLRSIGITVDDTQRSRDRHRHRLLTLTRAPDDDTSESAPEQASIWPEVAPPGHGRTSPEQP; encoded by the coding sequence ATGAACACGATGAACGGCCGCATGAACGGGTCGGCCCGACCCGTGAACACCGTGAACACCACCGTGAACGAGTCGACCGACTCCGTGAACACCCCCAAGAGTCGGGCGGCAGTCGACCCGACCCGGTCGACCAACCGGCGACCCGGCCACGGCGACGACGGGGGCAAGAAGCCCCCTGCCGCCGCCCGGATCGTGGAGATGGCACGCGAGCAGTACCGGTTCGTGATGTCCCCCGACGGCCGCCCGTACGCGGTCGCGCTCGCCGGGCCGAACATCGCGCTGCCGCTGCGGAACAAGGGCGGGCTGCGTCAGCGGCTGGCCCGGCAGTTCGCGGACGCCTACCCCGGCGAGGTGGCCTCACAGTCCGCCCTCGCGGACGCCATGACCGTGCTGGAAGGCATCGCGGAGGACACCGACCCCGAACCCGTGCACCTGCGGGTGGGGCGCGACCCGGCCGGCGCCATCGTGGTCGACCTCGGCAGCGCGGACGGCCGCGCGGTCGTCGTCACCGCAACCGGTTGGAACATCGTTGACCGCGCCCCGGTGCTCTTCCGTCGCTCCGGCGCCATGGCCCCGATGCCCGCTCCCGTACTGGACGGCGACGGGCTGGCCAAGCTTCACGCGCTGCTGAACATGGACAAGCCGTCCTTTCACCAGCTCGTCGCGTGGCTCGTGGCCGCGTGGATCCCGGACATCCCGCACCCCGCCGTGGTCTGCAAGGGCGAGCAGGGCACCGGCAAGTCCAAGGCCGCGCAAATGTTCATCAACCTCATCGACCCGTCCCCGGCCGCCAAGCGCAGCCAGCCGCGCGACGAGAAGGCGTGGTCCCGGCAGGCGTTCAGCTCCTGGGCGCTGTGCCTGGACAACATCTCCACCATCCCGCCGTGGCTGTCCGACACCCTGTGCAAGGCGGTGACCGGTGACGGCGTGGTCGACCGCGCCCTGTACACCGATGATGACGTGGTGGTCCTCACCTTCAAGCGGGTGCTGGCCCTGACCACGATCGACGCGGGAGCTCTCGCGGGCGACCTGGCCGAACGCGTACTTATGCTCGACTTGCAGCTCATCGACTCCGAACACCGTCGTTCGGAAGAGGAGCTGGACGCCACCTTCGAGGCGGTACGGCCTGCCGTGCTCGGGGCCCTGTTCGACGTGCTGGCGTGTGTGCTCGCGGTGCTGCCCGGCGTGCGGCTGGAGTCCATGCCGCGCATGGCCGACTTCGCCCGGGTGCTCGCGGCCGTCGACATGACGCAGGGCTGGGACACCCTTGCCGACTACCTGGCCACGTCGGCGAACGTCGCGACCGACGCGATGGAAGGCGACCCCTTCGCCATGGCCATTGCCCACCTGGTCGAGCAGGCGGGCACCTGGCAGGGCACCGCCGGGCAGTTGCTCGAAGCCCTGCCCACCCCGTTGATCCGGCCGCCGAACTGGCCTAAGGACGCCACCCGCGCGAGCGGACGCGTCAAGCGGCTCGCCCCGCTACTGCGATCCATCGGGATCACGGTGGACGACACGCAGCGTAGCCGCGACCGCCACCGTCACCGCCTCCTCACCCTGACCCGCGCACCCGACGACGACACGTCGGAGTCCGCACCCGAACAGGCCTCCATCTGGCCGGAGGTAGCCCCGCCCGGGCACGGTAGAACCTCGCCTGAACAGCCCTGA
- a CDS encoding site-specific integrase, which produces MAGHIFDRWFKTITDADGKTNRVKTDRHGVGLRYQARYVGPDGNRKNKSFADGQKRLAEQWLNGIMADVARGDFIDPNASRQTFQSFAEEWLTNLSGDPNTRASMESQLKLHAFPRIGSRQLGSFQPSHIREFVTQLEASGMSGAYARVIFSNVRAVLSAAVEDGCLRRNPCHSRTVAPPAMGARRVVPWEPERVFAMRGAMVERFRPMVDVGAGCGLRQGEILGLSVDDIDFESGTLHVVQQLKLSLSKAVFAPPKGGKLRDVPLPDPVADALKEHIKRFPPVEINLPWMRANGQPVARRLIFTGPNGGHVWRTSLNEDHWKPALAKVGVIPKAKSREHAAAREHGMHALRHFYASVLLDAGESIKALAEYLGHSDPGLTLKVYAHLMPSSQDRARKALGRALRPQDPKG; this is translated from the coding sequence ATGGCTGGCCACATCTTCGACCGCTGGTTCAAGACCATCACCGACGCCGACGGCAAGACCAACCGCGTCAAGACCGACCGCCACGGCGTGGGCCTGCGCTACCAGGCCCGCTACGTCGGCCCCGACGGCAACCGCAAGAACAAGTCCTTTGCCGACGGACAGAAGCGGCTCGCCGAGCAGTGGCTGAACGGCATCATGGCCGACGTCGCCCGCGGTGACTTCATCGACCCGAACGCGTCCCGCCAGACGTTCCAGTCGTTCGCGGAGGAGTGGCTTACCAACCTGAGCGGCGACCCCAACACTCGCGCATCGATGGAGTCTCAGCTCAAGCTCCACGCGTTCCCGCGCATCGGCTCACGTCAGCTCGGGTCGTTCCAGCCGAGTCACATCCGCGAGTTCGTGACGCAGCTCGAGGCGTCCGGCATGTCCGGCGCGTACGCTCGCGTCATTTTCTCCAACGTCCGCGCCGTGCTCTCCGCCGCTGTGGAGGACGGATGCCTACGCCGTAACCCTTGCCACTCGCGCACGGTGGCCCCGCCGGCCATGGGCGCGCGTCGCGTCGTCCCCTGGGAACCTGAGCGCGTCTTCGCCATGCGCGGCGCTATGGTCGAGCGCTTCCGGCCCATGGTCGACGTGGGCGCCGGATGCGGTCTGCGGCAAGGCGAGATCCTCGGGCTGTCTGTCGATGACATCGACTTCGAGAGCGGCACCCTGCACGTGGTGCAGCAACTCAAGCTGAGTCTGAGCAAGGCCGTGTTCGCTCCCCCGAAGGGCGGCAAGCTCCGTGATGTACCGCTGCCCGACCCGGTGGCCGACGCGCTCAAAGAGCACATCAAGCGGTTCCCGCCCGTGGAGATCAACCTTCCGTGGATGCGAGCGAACGGCCAGCCGGTTGCCCGGCGGCTCATCTTCACAGGGCCCAACGGCGGGCACGTCTGGCGTACGTCGCTGAACGAAGACCACTGGAAGCCCGCGCTCGCCAAGGTGGGCGTCATCCCGAAGGCCAAGAGCCGTGAGCACGCCGCCGCCCGCGAGCACGGCATGCACGCCCTGAGGCACTTCTACGCGTCCGTGCTCCTGGATGCCGGGGAGAGCATCAAGGCCCTTGCGGAGTACCTCGGGCACTCGGACCCGGGCCTGACCCTCAAGGTGTACGCGCACCTCATGCCGAGCAGTCAGGACCGGGCCCGGAAGGCTCTCGGCAGGGCGCTCCGGCCCCAAGATCCCAAGGGGTGA
- a CDS encoding HNH endonuclease: MRKEQLARRHGQRCAYCLRPFIDLSEATLDHIAPQSLWRSWSVTSLMLACADCNKAKADRLPLSLALVLLAWINPTAPAVRPVDWPLLARLAAVHQSALTSVTSRVTPPVTPDATRERSTPNQHKSTHRACVRSTVRPDCLRAPRPVRECAGPTGEAVFA, translated from the coding sequence GTGCGCAAGGAACAGCTCGCGCGCCGCCATGGGCAGCGCTGCGCCTACTGCCTCCGCCCGTTCATCGACCTGAGTGAGGCCACCCTTGACCACATCGCGCCGCAATCGCTGTGGCGTTCATGGTCGGTCACCTCGCTCATGCTGGCCTGCGCCGACTGCAACAAGGCCAAGGCCGACCGACTCCCGCTCTCCCTCGCCCTCGTCCTGCTGGCGTGGATCAATCCGACCGCGCCGGCCGTACGGCCGGTCGACTGGCCGCTGTTGGCCCGACTCGCCGCTGTTCACCAGTCGGCCCTGACCAGCGTGACGAGCCGCGTCACACCCCCCGTCACGCCCGATGCGACCCGCGAACGGTCTACCCCTAATCAGCACAAATCGACCCACCGTGCCTGCGTGCGGTCGACCGTGCGGCCCGATTGTCTGCGTGCGCCCCGCCCAGTACGGGAGTGCGCGGGCCCGACCGGAGAGGCGGTGTTCGCATGA
- a CDS encoding helix-turn-helix domain-containing protein — protein MATEEPTDPRAVLRGGLPDRYLTPEDLVTMFSLPSVETVYQWRRKRIGPPGFRVGKHLRYDPAAVRTWVTEQSALEDAA, from the coding sequence ATGGCCACCGAAGAGCCGACCGACCCGCGCGCCGTCCTGCGCGGCGGCCTCCCGGACCGCTACCTCACCCCCGAAGACCTGGTCACCATGTTCAGCCTCCCGAGTGTCGAGACCGTCTACCAGTGGCGCCGCAAGCGCATCGGCCCGCCCGGCTTCCGCGTCGGCAAACACCTGCGCTACGACCCGGCCGCCGTCCGCACCTGGGTGACCGAACAGAGCGCCCTCGAAGATGCGGCGTGA